In Clostridium sp. DL-VIII, the following proteins share a genomic window:
- a CDS encoding tyrosine-type recombinase/integrase codes for MSNLNEEVSIKLLGKLTLILPILEQNFSLQLDIKRTIDETLYDYEVTSKCTDLVAGDIEEKASIYLACKKLEGLSQKTLDNYRLFLVKLDQFFTKPCSTISTMDLRMFLAFMGKGKQATTINGYITMLKGFFGWLQSEEYMITNPAFKLKQTKVPRVILQPYKAENLERLREACITEREKALFELLDSTACRISELDNIKLEDINWQERSIKVLGKGSKERIVFFSTKAKLHMQGYLSTREGESEYLFISERGSHNHIKVRALQLILAKIKDRAGVDERVHCHKFRRTQATRLLNSGMRIEGVQGILGHTTPSTTQIYAQLSQENLRNEYRRLVV; via the coding sequence ATGAGCAACCTAAACGAAGAAGTCAGTATAAAACTATTAGGAAAGTTAACATTAATATTACCAATATTAGAACAAAATTTTTCATTACAATTAGATATAAAAAGAACTATAGACGAAACACTTTACGATTATGAAGTTACATCTAAATGTACTGATTTAGTAGCAGGCGATATAGAAGAAAAAGCATCTATATACTTGGCTTGTAAGAAGTTAGAAGGATTAAGTCAAAAAACATTAGATAATTATAGATTATTTTTAGTAAAGCTAGATCAATTTTTTACTAAGCCATGTAGTACTATATCAACAATGGATTTAAGAATGTTCTTAGCATTTATGGGAAAAGGCAAACAAGCAACAACTATAAATGGATATATAACAATGCTTAAAGGCTTCTTCGGATGGTTGCAGTCAGAAGAATATATGATTACAAATCCAGCATTTAAGCTTAAACAAACAAAAGTACCACGTGTTATTTTACAGCCATATAAAGCTGAAAATTTGGAGAGGTTAAGAGAAGCATGTATTACAGAAAGGGAAAAAGCTTTATTTGAACTATTGGATAGTACAGCTTGTAGAATATCAGAATTAGATAACATTAAGCTAGAAGATATAAATTGGCAGGAAAGAAGCATAAAAGTGCTTGGAAAAGGAAGTAAGGAAAGAATCGTATTCTTTTCTACAAAGGCTAAATTACACATGCAAGGATATTTAAGTACAAGAGAAGGAGAATCAGAATATTTATTTATATCTGAGAGAGGTTCACATAATCATATAAAAGTAAGAGCATTACAATTAATATTAGCTAAAATAAAAGATAGAGCTGGTGTGGATGAAAGAGTACATTGCCATAAGTTCAGACGGACTCAAGCAACTAGATTATTAAACTCTGGTATGAGAATTGAAGGCGTACAAGGAATATTAGGGCATACTACTCCAAGTACAACACAAATATATGCTCAATTAAGCCAGGAAAATTTAAGGAATGAATATAGAAGATTAGTTGTATAA